The DNA segment GTCCCCTGCTTGACGTTCAGAATCTCCCCGAACAAGACCGTGTCCGCCTTGCTCTGGTCCGCCAGCCGATAGTCCGTGTCCATCGTGATCCGCTTCTTGACCGCCTCCGTCAGACGCATCTCGATCCGCCGACGGAAAACCCGCGACTTGAACGGCTCCACGTGAACCGTCTTGACGTTCGACGGAAACGGCCGATCCGTCTGATAGCTGCAGCCGGTCAGCCAGATCGCCGTCAAACCCACCACCGCCAATTGCCTGTGCTTTCTCGTCATCGTTTTGCCCGCCGTTCCGCAGGTATGCTTCACTCTACTGAACCACCACGCCCGGCTCAAATCCCATCCGAACCAGGTCCGCCTCCGCCCGCTGAGCCCACAGCGTCTCCGGCCACGTGGACAACACATAGCTGTAATAGTAAGCCGCCGCCTTCGGACGATCGATCCGGGCGTAAAAACTCCCGATCTTGTATTCCTTCTCCGCCCGCTTCGCCTCGATGCTCGCCAGCAGCACGTCCACGTCCTCTTCCGCCGCCGCCTCCGGAAAACGGTTCAGGTACTCGTTGAAAAGCTCCCGCGCCTCCAACAGCGGCGTATCGTCGTACGCAGCCCCGGGAAACGACGCCAACGCCGACGACGCCGCCCGGAACATCGCCATCTTCGTATACCGCGGCGAACGAACGTCATCCGCCAAACGCCGATACGCGATCGACGCCAGGTCGAACTGACCGCTCTCGTAGAAGTAATCCGCCTTCTCCCGAAGCGCCACCTCCGCGATCCGGTACCCGTGACCCAAATCCTCAATCTGCGACAGAATCTCCACCCCCTCGTCCTGCGCCGGCACCCGGAAAATCCCCCACAGCCGCCGCTTCTTGCCGCCCAGCCACGCCCGCGCGATGTCCAGATCACGCCGAAGGGCCATCGCGAACTCCTCCGTCTGAGGGTATTCGTCGATCACCTTCTGGTAACGCTTGTGCGCCTCGTAAAGACGGTCCCGCATCAAAGCCGCGTCGCCGTACAACAGCATCGCCGCCTGCCGGTCCTCAACCTCCGGCCCCGCCTTCAGGTACGCCTTCAACGCCCTCTCAGCCTTCCGGTACTCCCCCGCCGCCATCTGACCCTGAATATCCGCCAGCGGACCCTCCAGCGGCTCCTCGATCTCGCCCGCCGGAACCCACCGGTTGCTCTCCTCAACGAAAATGTAACGCTCCTCTGCCTCGGCCCATCCCGCCAATGCCATCACCACCCCAGCCAGGAACAGGATCGGTCCAGTTTTGTTCCGCATGACACTCCTGCCTGTAGCGAGCAACCGCACGCCAAAACAACGCACCAAACGCCAGTACCGCGCGAATATGGGCAAATTATAAGGACCCCAACCCACCGATGCAACCGGATTCAACCCCCAACAAACCACAAGTATG comes from the Phycisphaerae bacterium genome and includes:
- the bamD gene encoding outer membrane protein assembly factor BamD codes for the protein MRNKTGPILFLAGVVMALAGWAEAEERYIFVEESNRWVPAGEIEEPLEGPLADIQGQMAAGEYRKAERALKAYLKAGPEVEDRQAAMLLYGDAALMRDRLYEAHKRYQKVIDEYPQTEEFAMALRRDLDIARAWLGGKKRRLWGIFRVPAQDEGVEILSQIEDLGHGYRIAEVALREKADYFYESGQFDLASIAYRRLADDVRSPRYTKMAMFRAASSALASFPGAAYDDTPLLEARELFNEYLNRFPEAAAEEDVDVLLASIEAKRAEKEYKIGSFYARIDRPKAAAYYYSYVLSTWPETLWAQRAEADLVRMGFEPGVVVQ